The region TACCGGGTTCAGACATCAGCGCTCTGGTAGAAGAGATATTTATGATCGCACCTCTGCCGGGATTTTCCAGTATCAGAGGTGTGCCGAAACGTGCCATTAAGAAATAACCCGTTAGATTAATATCAATAACCCGTCTCCACTCAGCTGCAGTAAGTTGCAAAAAATTCTTGAACCCACCAATTGCCGCATTGTTAACAATGACATCAAGTCTGCCAAATTTCACTTTTAATTGACTATAGAATTCCTTCACCACACATTCGTCTGAAACATCACCTGGATAGAGAAAAACACCATTTTTGGCAGGAAAGTCATTAAGTGCCTGTTCATCTACATCAATAATACCCACCATCCAGCCATTGTTTAAAAAATTGAGCGCTATTCCCTTGCCAATATTTTTAGCCCCACCACTAATTACTGCTACTCTCTTCTCTTTCACTTTTTTCACCTTCTTTGATATATTTTTTTATAACCTCCTTTGACCTTTCGAAAGCTTCTTTTTCCACACTGTTTAGTTTAACAGGCACAAGCTTTTCTACTCCATTTTTTCCCAAAATGGCTGGGAAGCCTATATAAAGATTGTCCTGAAAAACCGAAACAGTCCAAACACGTTTTTCATCTCTGTATATGCTTTCAACCAGTGCAGCTGTAGCAGTCCCAATGGCAAGGTTTGTGGCGCCTTTTTTCTCTATGATCTCATATGCCGCATTCTTCGTCTGTTCAAAAAGTGACTCTAATGGTGTGCAGTTTTTATTTGTGCAGAACTGGCAAAATCTTTTTATGCTTACACCGCCAATAGTCGCATTGCTCCATACAAGCAATTCACTGTCGCCATGCTCTCCTATTATATAAGCATGGACACTCATTGGTGATACGCCGCATTGCTTGGCAACAAGAGCCCTGAATCTGGCCGTGTCCAGAATTGTTCCGGTACCTATGACTTTGCGCCAATTAAATTTTGTCTCTTTCCATAAAACGTATGAAAGAACATCGACAGGGTTTGAAACATTTATAACAATAGCATCTGGCGAATATTTCTTTATCTGAGCAGCTATTTGCCTGATAATTTTTACATTTCTTTTTGTCAAAGACAGGCGGCTCTCACCTGCAGATTGAGATGCGCCTGCTGTTATGATTACAAAATCGCTGTTTAAAATATCATGAGGATTACCTGCAATTATATTGCATCTTTTGAGAAACGGTGTGCTGTGATAAAGATCGAGGACCTCACCTTCTGCCCTTTTGATATCAATATCCACTATTACCATCTCATCGGCAATCTTTGTATGCAATAGCGAATATGCAATACTTATACCAACACGCCCGGCACCAAAAATAGATACTTTCATGAACTCACCTCAACATCTCAGATGTAAACCATTACATTTCACGCAGCTAACCAATCATATATTACCTCACGTTTACCGTAATCGATTCTAAAACTATCTCCGAAATTCGCCGAGAAATATTATTGCCCCAGTAAAATCCTCTATCAGTTAGAATCAATGAATCACCTGAAAATACTGCCAAACCACTTGAGGTTAAATACTGCATAAAATGCTTAATTTTATCATTTTTTTGCAACAACGCATTTTTCAAAGGTATTTTTCCATGCTGAATAGCTCCTTTTAGGATAACGAATTCTTTGTATATTGGATGCATTTCCACGACTTTTCGAGAATTAAAATTCTTAACTGATTCTTCATAAGCTTGTATTGCAACCGGATTCATAATCAAAGCATTTCCAAAATTACCCCCAGCACCGGCACCAAGTGGAAGAGTATCTTCACCATTATTTCTGTTCACTATGTATTTATATTTGTCCCTTTTAACCATCTTTGTGAGTTCCAGAAAATCATACCCATTGTCCCGGCTCATTTTTAAAATGCACATGAAATTTTTGAGGTCTGTTTCTTCTGAAACTTCTTTTTTTATCTTACTCGCCGGCATATTCATTAGAGAATACATCGAAAAACCATCCAGATCAAGTTCATAAATTGTTCTTAGATCCTTTCTCAATTCCTCGAGAGATTGACCAGGATAAGAATAGATTATGTCTATATTCACACTTGCAAAATTCATCCTTTTCAAAAATTGCAACCTTTCTTTCACCCACTCTCCCGATCCCCTGCGGT is a window of Pseudothermotoga elfii DSM 9442 = NBRC 107921 DNA encoding:
- a CDS encoding SDR family oxidoreductase produces the protein MKEKRVAVISGGAKNIGKGIALNFLNNGWMVGIIDVDEQALNDFPAKNGVFLYPGDVSDECVVKEFYSQLKVKFGRLDVIVNNAAIGGFKNFLQLTAAEWRRVIDINLTGYFLMARFGTPLILENPGRGAIINISSTRALMSEPGNEAYSASKAGIIGLTHALANSLGPNVRVNAICPGWILHENENISQQEHQQHLTGRAGTIEDIANLVLFLADEDRSGFITGQYFVVDGGMTRKMIYI
- a CDS encoding L-lactate dehydrogenase gives rise to the protein MKVSIFGAGRVGISIAYSLLHTKIADEMVIVDIDIKRAEGEVLDLYHSTPFLKRCNIIAGNPHDILNSDFVIITAGASQSAGESRLSLTKRNVKIIRQIAAQIKKYSPDAIVINVSNPVDVLSYVLWKETKFNWRKVIGTGTILDTARFRALVAKQCGVSPMSVHAYIIGEHGDSELLVWSNATIGGVSIKRFCQFCTNKNCTPLESLFEQTKNAAYEIIEKKGATNLAIGTATAALVESIYRDEKRVWTVSVFQDNLYIGFPAILGKNGVEKLVPVKLNSVEKEAFERSKEVIKKYIKEGEKSEREESSSN
- a CDS encoding coproporphyrinogen-III oxidase family protein, with translation MYSKRIKSHHGAMAETDNLVKRHIYLHDYLNDQNLEGKKSVIYIHVPFCLKTCTFCSMNRSQVAPPEDYHRLILKEIQMYSKFSYIEKSTFDAVYFGGGTPTTLRSDALREIIVAVKDNFNLTPDAEITIETSVTELSDDKIELFKQTGVNRFSIGVQTFSDMGRKIFNRRGSGEWVKERLQFLKRMNFASVNIDIIYSYPGQSLEELRKDLRTIYELDLDGFSMYSLMNMPASKIKKEVSEETDLKNFMCILKMSRDNGYDFLELTKMVKRDKYKYIVNRNNGEDTLPLGAGAGGNFGNALIMNPVAIQAYEESVKNFNSRKVVEMHPIYKEFVILKGAIQHGKIPLKNALLQKNDKIKHFMQYLTSSGLAVFSGDSLILTDRGFYWGNNISRRISEIVLESITVNVR